The following proteins are encoded in a genomic region of Sorangiineae bacterium MSr12523:
- a CDS encoding FtsQ-type POTRA domain-containing protein — translation MSGVNPTNRRVAKPQPPPDVMELADAGDDYLPDPAPDDLSGAGAGAGRRPRGPLFRALQALSGMALVGGVSVSVAYAAREYVTHSPRFAVTDIEIVGAKSRTPETVAAEAGVAKGQNVFSVDLDEARTKLSQDPWVREATLARRLPGTVVIQIAEREAVALVALGDLYLSTRSGEIFKRIEPGDPSDLPIITGITPEAVAEDREGVAQSIRRALDLAGDYEHGPLAQRARLQEIHLARDGSTTLIVGKNALQLNLGDPPFRRKLDQAVRVLAELDRRGAKADAIMLDNDARPERVVVRMR, via the coding sequence ATGAGCGGGGTCAATCCCACGAACCGCCGCGTTGCCAAGCCGCAGCCTCCTCCCGACGTTATGGAGCTCGCGGATGCGGGCGACGACTATCTTCCCGATCCCGCTCCCGATGACCTTTCGGGAGCGGGAGCGGGAGCGGGACGACGCCCGCGCGGGCCTTTGTTCCGTGCGCTGCAGGCCCTCTCCGGCATGGCGCTGGTCGGCGGCGTGTCGGTGTCCGTGGCCTATGCTGCTCGCGAGTACGTTACCCACAGCCCGCGTTTTGCGGTGACCGACATCGAGATCGTCGGCGCCAAGTCCCGCACCCCCGAGACCGTGGCCGCCGAAGCGGGCGTGGCCAAAGGTCAGAACGTCTTCTCCGTGGACCTCGACGAGGCGCGCACCAAGTTGTCGCAGGATCCCTGGGTGCGCGAAGCCACCTTGGCGCGGCGCCTCCCCGGCACCGTGGTCATCCAGATTGCCGAACGCGAGGCCGTGGCGCTCGTCGCCTTGGGCGACCTGTACCTGAGCACGCGCAGCGGCGAGATCTTCAAGCGCATCGAGCCGGGCGATCCGAGCGATCTCCCGATCATCACCGGCATCACCCCCGAGGCCGTTGCCGAGGACCGCGAGGGGGTGGCCCAATCGATCCGGCGCGCGCTCGACCTCGCGGGTGACTACGAGCACGGGCCCCTCGCGCAACGGGCCCGTCTGCAGGAGATCCATCTGGCGCGCGATGGGTCCACGACGCTGATCGTCGGCAAAAATGCCCTGCAACTGAATCTGGGCGACCCCCCGTTCCGTCGCAAACTCGATCAAGCGGTGCGCGTTCTCGCCGAGCTCGATCGGCGCGGGGCCAAGGCCGACGCCATCATGCTCGACAACGACGCCCGGCCCGAACGCGTGGTGGTTCGTATGCGCTAG
- a CDS encoding PAS domain-containing protein — MDHSSDSETARLHRRIAELEGRLREREAEIARLAGTALTASDRELLAIFRAMTDVVLVLDREGRYLKVAPTRPDLLYAPSIDLVGRTIREAIGPEAEAQFLPPILRALETRQVVYLEEYALPIQGRNIWFSGSVSPMTEDSVVFVARDITDRKDAIEQRVRQEELIRAQSLMLAQLSSPLIPISDSIVVMPLIGALDEARVHRITESLLTGIIDQRARVAIIDVTGVTEVTASLAEMIVRAAHATRLLGANVILSGIRPNVAKSLVEIGADLGDIACHTNLKNAIASAMAAFAG, encoded by the coding sequence ATGGATCACTCTTCCGACAGCGAAACGGCGCGGTTGCATCGCCGTATCGCGGAGCTCGAGGGTCGCCTTCGTGAACGAGAGGCCGAGATCGCGCGCCTCGCCGGAACGGCTCTCACCGCGTCCGATCGCGAGCTCCTCGCGATCTTCCGTGCGATGACCGACGTGGTCCTGGTCCTCGATCGCGAAGGTCGTTACCTGAAGGTGGCACCCACGCGGCCGGATTTGCTCTACGCGCCATCCATCGACCTGGTGGGCCGCACCATCCGCGAAGCCATCGGCCCGGAGGCCGAGGCGCAGTTTTTACCGCCGATCTTGCGCGCATTGGAGACGCGCCAGGTCGTCTACCTCGAGGAGTATGCGCTTCCGATTCAGGGCCGGAACATCTGGTTCTCGGGCTCCGTGTCACCCATGACGGAGGACTCGGTCGTCTTCGTGGCCCGCGACATCACGGATCGCAAAGATGCCATCGAGCAACGCGTCCGGCAGGAGGAATTGATCCGCGCGCAATCGCTGATGCTCGCGCAGCTCTCGTCGCCGTTGATTCCCATCAGCGATTCCATCGTCGTCATGCCCCTCATCGGCGCCCTCGACGAAGCGCGCGTTCACCGCATCACGGAATCGCTGCTCACCGGCATCATCGATCAACGGGCCCGGGTGGCCATCATCGACGTGACCGGCGTCACCGAGGTCACCGCCTCCCTCGCCGAGATGATCGTCCGCGCCGCCCACGCCACGCGCCTCCTCGGCGCGAATGTCATCCTGAGCGGCATCCGCCCCAACGTCGCCAAGTCCCTCGTCGAAATCGGCGCCGACCTCGGCGACATCGCCTGCCACACCAACTTGAAAAACGCCATCGCCTCGGCCATGGCCGCGTTTGCAGGTTAG